One window of the Candidatus Kinetoplastibacterium desouzaii TCC079E genome contains the following:
- the ruvB gene encoding Holliday junction branch migration DNA helicase RuvB, with amino-acid sequence MAIKSDHLESNSHRNILTPKKSNIEEKVEKALRPKTLLEYIGQKNTCEQLKIFIQAARQRSEALDHVLLFGPPGLGKTTMAHIIAHEMGANLRQTSGPILEKPGDLAAILTNMEKNDVLFIDEIHRLSSVVEEILYPALEDFQIDILIGEGPAARSVKLDLQPFTLIGATTRAGMLTNPLRDRFGIVSRLEFYNPTELAKIILRSSKLLKTNITSEGANEIANRSRGTPRIANRLLRRVRDYAEVKSTGNINNEIANEALTMLEVDPHGLDLMDRKLLEAIVYRFDGGPVGIDSIAAAIGEEKDTIEDVIEPYLIQHGYIQRTPRGRVATSTTINHIGADCMNNRLNQKNIPL; translated from the coding sequence ATGGCCATTAAATCTGACCATCTAGAATCAAACTCTCATAGAAATATTCTTACACCAAAAAAATCTAATATAGAAGAAAAAGTAGAAAAAGCTCTAAGGCCTAAAACTTTACTAGAATATATCGGACAGAAAAATACTTGTGAGCAATTAAAAATTTTTATACAAGCAGCACGCCAAAGAAGTGAAGCTTTGGATCATGTGCTATTATTTGGCCCTCCTGGACTAGGTAAAACTACAATGGCTCACATAATAGCCCATGAAATGGGGGCTAATCTAAGACAAACTTCAGGACCAATATTAGAAAAACCTGGTGACTTAGCAGCAATACTAACAAACATGGAAAAGAATGATGTTCTTTTTATAGATGAGATACATAGGCTATCTTCTGTAGTTGAAGAAATTCTATACCCTGCTTTAGAAGATTTTCAAATCGATATTTTAATAGGAGAAGGGCCTGCTGCTAGGAGTGTTAAATTAGATCTTCAACCATTTACATTAATAGGAGCAACTACTCGTGCAGGAATGCTTACTAATCCTCTAAGAGATCGTTTCGGAATTGTTTCCCGTCTAGAGTTTTATAATCCTACAGAACTAGCTAAAATTATTTTACGAAGTTCAAAGTTACTAAAAACCAATATTACTTCTGAAGGAGCCAATGAAATAGCCAACAGATCACGTGGCACACCAAGAATAGCCAACAGATTATTACGAAGAGTTAGAGATTATGCTGAAGTGAAATCAACAGGAAATATAAATAACGAAATAGCTAATGAAGCATTAACTATGTTAGAAGTAGATCCACATGGCCTTGATTTAATGGATAGAAAATTATTAGAAGCCATTGTATATAGATTTGACGGAGGACCAGTAGGAATAGATAGTATAGCAGCAGCCATAGGAGAAGAAAAAGATACTATAGAGGATGTGATTGAACCATATCTAATTCAACATGGCTATATTCAAAGAACACCACGAGGAAGAGTAGCAACCTCTACCACAATTAATCATATTGGAGCAGACTGTATGAATAACCGTCTTAATCAGAAAAATATACCTCTATAA
- a CDS encoding glutamine--tRNA ligase/YqeY domain fusion protein, which translates to MNTSSIHLNQQNFLTHIIDEDIQSKCLENRLWSGTPGDAKFQELKGKIDLAKIRTRFPPEPNGYLHIGHAKSICINFGLAKKYNGVCHLRFDDTNPEKEDQEYVDSITQAIKWLGFNLVENNKENLYFASDYFEYMYEFAESLIISENAYIDEQSSEMIKQNRGTLTEPGIDSPYRDRPSEESLKIFREMRDGKYPDGLFVLRAKINMKSPNINMRDPVMYRIKHVFHHRTGNKWCIYPMYNWAHPIEDALEGITHSICTLEFEDLKPLYDWFLNKLRDLGKLRNPLPKQYEFSRLNLSHIVTSKRKLFKLVKESIVDGWDDPRMPTLLGLKRRGYTPNSIRLFCDRTSISKSDSTIDYSLLEQSLRDDLDPIAPRAIGILDPIKLTITNYPDDKKEICYAPTNPHNKEMGMRELILEKEIWIERSDFQEEAIKNYFRLFPGNLVRLKYAYIIKCTGYLKNSNGDITNVYAEYIPETKSGTPGSNSVKVKGTITWLAITQAEKVLVNLYDRLFTDSSPDSGNKNFLDYINPDSKKTITAFLEPNTIKQNNTKWQFERLGYFALDDKFSNKNNNVVINRIVTLKNSWSL; encoded by the coding sequence ATGAATACCTCTTCAATTCATCTAAATCAACAAAACTTTCTCACTCATATAATAGATGAAGATATTCAAAGTAAATGTCTAGAAAATAGATTATGGTCAGGAACACCAGGTGATGCTAAATTTCAAGAATTAAAAGGGAAAATAGATTTGGCAAAAATCAGAACTAGGTTTCCTCCAGAACCAAATGGATATCTACATATAGGACATGCTAAAAGCATATGTATAAATTTTGGATTAGCAAAAAAATACAACGGCGTATGTCATCTTAGATTTGATGATACAAACCCAGAAAAAGAAGATCAAGAATATGTAGATTCCATTACACAAGCAATAAAATGGTTAGGATTTAACCTAGTTGAGAATAATAAAGAAAACCTGTACTTCGCTAGTGACTATTTTGAATATATGTATGAATTTGCAGAGTCTTTAATAATATCAGAGAACGCTTATATCGATGAACAATCATCAGAAATGATAAAACAAAACAGAGGGACATTAACAGAACCAGGAATTGACTCTCCATACAGAGATCGACCTTCTGAAGAATCTCTTAAAATATTTAGAGAAATGAGAGACGGAAAATATCCAGATGGTCTTTTTGTATTAAGAGCAAAAATAAACATGAAATCTCCTAATATAAATATGCGAGATCCAGTGATGTATAGAATCAAACATGTTTTTCATCATAGAACTGGAAATAAATGGTGCATTTACCCGATGTATAATTGGGCTCATCCCATAGAAGATGCCTTAGAAGGTATAACTCATAGTATTTGCACTTTAGAATTCGAAGATTTAAAACCTCTTTACGATTGGTTTCTTAATAAATTAAGAGACTTAGGAAAACTAAGAAATCCACTACCAAAACAATATGAATTCTCTAGATTAAATCTAAGTCATATAGTTACGAGCAAAAGAAAACTATTCAAACTCGTTAAAGAGAGTATTGTCGATGGATGGGATGATCCAAGAATGCCAACCTTACTTGGATTAAAACGAAGAGGATATACTCCCAACTCCATTCGTTTATTTTGTGATAGAACATCTATATCAAAGTCTGACTCCACTATAGATTATAGTCTTTTAGAACAATCATTACGCGATGACCTAGACCCTATTGCTCCAAGAGCTATAGGAATTTTAGACCCTATAAAATTGACAATAACAAACTATCCTGATGATAAAAAAGAAATATGTTATGCTCCAACAAACCCTCATAATAAAGAAATGGGAATGCGTGAATTAATATTGGAAAAAGAAATATGGATAGAAAGAAGTGATTTTCAAGAAGAAGCAATCAAAAACTATTTTCGTCTATTCCCAGGAAATTTAGTTCGATTAAAATATGCCTATATAATAAAATGTACAGGATATCTAAAAAATTCCAATGGTGATATTACTAACGTATACGCAGAATATATACCAGAAACAAAAAGTGGAACTCCAGGATCAAATAGCGTAAAAGTTAAAGGAACTATAACTTGGTTAGCAATAACACAAGCTGAGAAAGTACTTGTAAATTTATATGATCGTTTATTCACTGATTCGTCTCCAGACTCAGGAAATAAAAATTTTCTAGATTACATAAACCCAGATTCAAAAAAAACAATTACTGCTTTTTTGGAACCTAATACCATCAAACAAAATAATACAAAATGGCAATTTGAAAGATTAGGATATTTTGCTTTAGATGATAAATTCAGCAATAAAAATAATAATGTTGTAATAAATAGAATCGTAACCTTAAAAAATTCATGGTCTTTATAA
- the minC gene encoding septum site-determining protein MinC, with protein sequence MTRTTPSIDFKSTTINFYAPKLVLHTANKNDICFDINKHMEISSHFFKNDYIVIDAQQINEKIDWNSIIEILEKYHIKIIGVTTNINNRESAIECGLLPLDTLINKSTKKDNHIENNSIENKLPSMLIDKPLRSGQKIYANKSDLIIIGMVSQGAEIIADGNIHVYGPLRGKAMAGAQGNTEARIFTTQLDAQLLAIAGVYRIIDTNLKNDICNKPALVKLLNDKLIIDKI encoded by the coding sequence ATGACAAGAACAACACCTTCAATTGATTTTAAAAGTACCACTATTAATTTTTATGCTCCAAAACTGGTGTTACATACAGCCAATAAAAATGATATATGTTTCGATATAAATAAACATATGGAAATTTCTAGTCATTTCTTTAAAAATGATTATATTGTTATAGATGCTCAACAAATAAATGAAAAAATAGATTGGAATTCAATAATAGAAATATTAGAAAAATATCACATAAAAATAATAGGTGTAACTACTAATATTAACAATCGTGAAAGTGCAATAGAATGTGGTTTGTTACCACTAGATACTCTAATAAACAAAAGTACAAAGAAAGATAATCACATTGAAAATAATTCTATTGAAAACAAATTACCATCAATGTTAATTGATAAACCATTAAGATCTGGACAAAAAATATATGCAAATAAATCAGATCTAATTATTATTGGCATGGTTAGTCAAGGAGCAGAGATTATAGCAGATGGTAATATCCATGTGTATGGACCATTACGCGGTAAAGCTATGGCTGGAGCGCAAGGAAATACAGAAGCTAGAATTTTTACAACACAACTAGATGCACAATTATTAGCCATTGCTGGAGTATATAGAATTATAGATACAAACCTAAAAAATGATATATGTAATAAACCAGCTTTAGTAAAATTACTGAATGATAAATTAATAATAGATAAAATATAA
- the minD gene encoding septum site-determining protein MinD — MTRVVVVTSGKGGVGKTTSSASFSAGLALRGYKTVVIDFDVGLRNLDLIMGCERRVVYDFINVVQGDANLKQALIKDKNTDNLFVLPASQTRDKDALTLSGVEKVLEDLKGMGFEYIVCDSPAGIETGALMAAYYADDAIVVTNPEISSVRDSDRILGILASKSKRAIDGVEPIKEYLLITRYNPKRVLNGEMLSISDIEDILRINLIGVVPESESVLHASNQGLPAIYFKDTTVSIAYTDIVSRYLGESIPMKFTEYEKPSLIKRLFGGK, encoded by the coding sequence GTGACGCGAGTTGTTGTGGTAACTTCTGGAAAGGGAGGCGTGGGTAAAACCACTAGCAGTGCTAGTTTTTCTGCTGGCTTGGCTTTGCGCGGCTATAAAACAGTTGTAATAGACTTTGATGTTGGATTGCGTAATCTCGACTTAATCATGGGCTGCGAAAGAAGAGTTGTATATGATTTTATAAACGTTGTTCAAGGAGATGCTAATTTAAAACAAGCTCTTATAAAAGATAAAAATACAGATAATCTATTTGTACTTCCAGCATCTCAAACTCGTGATAAAGATGCACTAACCCTATCCGGTGTAGAAAAAGTACTTGAAGATTTAAAAGGAATGGGCTTCGAATATATTGTTTGTGATTCCCCAGCAGGAATAGAAACAGGAGCGCTAATGGCTGCTTATTACGCAGATGATGCTATCGTTGTAACAAATCCAGAGATATCTTCAGTAAGAGACTCTGATAGGATTCTTGGGATTCTTGCATCAAAATCTAAACGCGCAATAGACGGAGTTGAGCCTATAAAAGAATATCTATTAATAACAAGATATAATCCTAAAAGAGTGCTAAATGGAGAAATGCTTTCTATATCAGATATAGAAGATATACTTCGTATCAATTTAATAGGAGTTGTCCCAGAATCAGAATCTGTATTACATGCATCTAATCAAGGATTGCCTGCAATATATTTTAAAGATACAACGGTGTCTATAGCTTATACAGATATAGTTTCTAGGTATCTAGGTGAATCTATTCCCATGAAATTTACAGAGTATGAAAAACCAAGTTTAATTAAACGACTCTTTGGAGGTAAATAG